The following nucleotide sequence is from Cucumis melo cultivar AY chromosome 1, USDA_Cmelo_AY_1.0, whole genome shotgun sequence.
AAGGCATGTAGGTTATACGTACCCTTAATTCACTTGGTAAAACTTTCATCTACCTTTTCCAAGTGATCATTGGATCTTGGTTTCTTGTTTCTCTACTTGGGAGAGCTGTGGTGTCACTTGCAGCTTGTGGGGTAGTGATTGTTTGTCTCAAATGGTGTATTAGGTCTAATAAATATGCATTAATTAGGCCTAATAAATATGCATTCACTTGCAGCTTggaatatttatattatttcagTTCGTGTTGGGACAAATTCTAAAGATACCAGGCAGTTATATCAAAAGGCATGTCAATCATTTAGcgaaaaaaacaatttttactCTTATATTTGGTTCAGCGAGTCAGTTTTAGCCATAAACATTCAATCTCTCATACTTGGATCAGTAATTATAATTTTGCAGATTTATGGCTAGATGTGAATAGTGAGCACTTATAGAGCTATATGAAACTTTTTTTGTGGGTGTTGATACGTCTTGCAATATTATAACGCTCTTTAGCTAGGTTTGAGCAtgtttttgttaaattttcCTTTCTATTTGCTTCATTTTGTAGCTTGGTTTGAGTATTATCATGGTTAATGTTGAGAAACTTTGTAGTTTGATTTTgaagtgttttattatttatcGTTGATATGTGAGAAAATTTCTAATTTAGTTTAGTGGATGTAGTAGTTTGACtacttattccaattttggatACACATACAACACAATCTAGTGGAATTGAAAATATAAGGTTAAGGTTAAAATTGACTTGTTAGGCTTAGTATGGGGGAAAAATGGGCTTTCCCTAATGTCTATGAAGATGCGTGCATACTTCCTTCAGCCCTCAGGCAAACTTCTTTTTCGTACAGAATAGGGAAGCTGACATTGATCCTATGGCTTGGCTGTATATGATTCGAACACTCGTAATATCAATAGAAAAGTTATTCTTTAGTTACTGGTCATTCTACAAAATGCATCATTTTTAGAggaagatttatttttttagatattATAATTTTGGGCAAACAGATTGCTGATCCCATCAAACCCATGGGAGATGAAATGCATTGAGAGGACAAATTGATTGGTGAAATTTGGATTTTGCTTCCCATAATTTCAACAAGGGAAAGCCATTGAAAACTTTTGCAAGTAATTTGCCACTTCCACATCCCTCTAGCCTCCACAGTAGTTCCAAATATAGAATGAAAATGAGcattctttccttttcctttctgTTAAGGGTTATAGGTTTCAATTTTTCTGTACCTAAAAGAAGTTTTTTTTGGAGAATAGTGTTCTTTTGTGCTTTGATTTTTTCTCATGATTCCATGCATTAAATTTTGAGGAAAACTATCCTCAGACATCACCAAGGTACTCTGTAATTAGATACACTTGTTTTCGAGCACGTAGGGCTGAAAACCAAATGATTTAAAACCCTTTGCTGTCATTCAAAACTGGCCTTTGGGAGGCAAATTGCTCTCTATAcactttttcttaattaaagaAATTAGCAATTGATTCATATTGTATGTAGGTGGAATCTCTGTATTCTTCTGAGACTGTTGGCCTTTTACTTTGATGAACTTTACATACCATGTGAATCATTTTATGTCCATGATTTGCTTGGAAGTCTacaacaaatttttaaaatttacttTGGTTGTAGGTTCTTCGTTACAAGTTCCGTTTTGGATCTTACAATAGTGGGATTAGATGCAGTGGAAGACTCCAACTCTCAACAGCTTCAGGACTTGAAGATATGTTCTAAACCGAATCTTGAATTTGGTAACACCGTTTACCTCTTGGGATATTCTGAGAAAGACGAATTAATCATTAGTGAGGGAAAGGTGGTTATAGCCACTGATAACCTAATAAAATTGTCGACTGATGGGGTAACATGGAGTCCTGGGTCTGCTGGATTTGATGCACAAGGTAACCTTGCATTCATGGTATGTGATCCTATGAAACTGGCTACATCTCCAAATACCAAATCATCATCAACTTCTTCGTCAACTTCATCCTCTTGGAAAAAGGATCTTCCTATGCAATTTGGGATTCCTCTACCAATTATTTGTGGTTGGTTAAACCAACATTGGGAAGGTAGTCTTGATGAACTTAACAAACCAAAGCTACAACTCATCAGATTGATGTCTTCAGGACAAAAGAGTGAGCATTCTTCTTCCTTCACATTGAGGCAAGTTTTTAAGCCAATGGAAACAAATGATGAGGAAACACCATCACCATCAAATGTAGTCTCGAAAACCAGGGATCTACCTGGACCGAGCTATTCCACTACCACAAACACCATCAAGGAAGAGGCTCCGATGAATAACCTACATGTGAACCATGTGCAAGGAATTCCTACTCCAGAAATATATGAATCACCAAAGTTGATATCAGTTCCTGTTCGCAAAAGGGAAACCACACCGACACAGCTTCTGGATATCAACTTTCCTCCAAGAGTTTCCACGGCTGTGATTATGACGCATCCTACCAGACAAACCCCACCACTCAGCTCCGATGAAAATTCCACTAAGGATGTTTCTGAACATAACCAATTGAGACAAGGAAAAACCATGGACAGAAAAATTGTGGATCCTATCGAAAACGGAGAAGAGGTTGCGTCAACAAATTCTACAAATGAGGCATTAAGTGAAGTTCAGTCTTGTTCATCTCCCGTTGAAGTTTCAGCAATGCAAAACGAGTATAGCAGCGAGGGAGAGACCACAATGTACTCAGCAGAAACTGCAGAGAGCCGCAACTATACAAGTCCTAGAGAAGGCCATTTTCAGCAGGTGGGAAGGAGTCAGAGTTGTGTAAACTACAATAGATGGGGATCAGTCCAAAGTAATCCCATGGCTCGTCGAACAATGCTAGAGAATCAAAGAAGCTTCAGAAATGGAAGGAAGATGTATTCTCAAGGGGCTGGATCTTACAGAAGCAATGACTACTACAGCCCGACAGTCTCCTCGATCATGAAGAAGCGAAACAGCTCGGAACAAGTTAACAGACCAAGGCAAAGCACGGCCGCTGCTCATTCTTCTCCAAGATGGATGTTCTGATAAATTACTATTCCACACAAAAGTAAAAGGGGGAACAAATATTAAGGTTTATCAGTGTATTTGGTTCCCATTTTATTTAAACTTAGATACGGCTTACTCATTTCTTCACTTGTGCAGAGACCATTTTGAGGTGAATAAGAAAAATTGCCTTCTACATTCTTCATTGTAATTGTAAAATCATTTTGACTTAATTCTTGATTGGAGGGGGAAAAGGAGTAAAGAATAGAAGAACCAGATGAAAGGTGTCTggaattattttttctttcttttattggGGTGTGCTTATGCTACTAAATTAAGCACCATTTTGTGATGCCCCTTCTGTAAACAGGAAGTCAATGCAACTCATTTGACTTCACTACAAATATGTGAATTAATTTAAGGTTTGAGTGCTTCAAACATGTTGGACAGTTCTTTTTtgtatttgtttaatatatacgTATGGTaagttaaattattaattaaagtCCTTATAACTTTGATCTCTGCAtgtatgatatatatatatatatatgccgAACTTTAAAATGTTGGGTTTTCTTTCCATAGACTCATGGACTTTAAATGTTGGGTGTAACAACAGGTTTTGATGGTctctcaaatttcaatttagtgTGTCTAATTAAAGgtctttaaaatttttaaatcttgTGTTTAATAAATTCTTGACTCATTTGATTTTTATCCAAATTTGTAGATCTATTATatacaaatttgaaatattattattcaattATACACAAAATTCTACTTTATCTTGAATACATTTGTAATTTATATTAGATGGCATTGAACTTATAGAATTTCAGAAATAAATTTTACCCCAAggttagaaaaaaaaacctattcATCATGGTCCTTTATTACTCTCCATAAAGGGTctcctttttctaaaaaaagatgTGAAAAAAAACCCTGTTGAATGGTACTACTGAATCATTCAAAAGTAACGGATTCAAATAGGTCACTCCTTCATAGTAAAACATTCTTTTTTACACTAGCTTATTACTAGTCCAAAATTTTTGAGAACAATAAGTTTGATTAGAAAACTAAGAAAGGGCAAGCAAAGATGAACTCATGTTTTTTCATTCCCATAGCCATTAAACATG
It contains:
- the LOC103497595 gene encoding uncharacterized protein LOC103497595: MGVLGDSLCFCKGVGKAERTKATIFSGKGPAMARISANGASGTAFLIHRSLLLTTHVNLPSVSAAESCEIRLQNGVAATLVPHRFFVTSSVLDLTIVGLDAVEDSNSQQLQDLKICSKPNLEFGNTVYLLGYSEKDELIISEGKVVIATDNLIKLSTDGVTWSPGSAGFDAQGNLAFMVCDPMKLATSPNTKSSSTSSSTSSSWKKDLPMQFGIPLPIICGWLNQHWEGSLDELNKPKLQLIRLMSSGQKSEHSSSFTLRQVFKPMETNDEETPSPSNVVSKTRDLPGPSYSTTTNTIKEEAPMNNLHVNHVQGIPTPEIYESPKLISVPVRKRETTPTQLLDINFPPRVSTAVIMTHPTRQTPPLSSDENSTKDVSEHNQLRQGKTMDRKIVDPIENGEEVASTNSTNEALSEVQSCSSPVEVSAMQNEYSSEGETTMYSAETAESRNYTSPREGHFQQVGRSQSCVNYNRWGSVQSNPMARRTMLENQRSFRNGRKMYSQGAGSYRSNDYYSPTVSSIMKKRNSSEQVNRPRQSTAAAHSSPRWMF